Sequence from the Deltaproteobacteria bacterium genome:
CGTTCAACAGGACCGTCCAGTGCCCACCGGGCCACCCAGGTGCCCGTTTCGATGCCCGGCAGCGGGATCTGGAGATAGTTCACGAAATAGAGCGCATTTTCGTCATACGCAGGCGCCGGATGCGCCGCGACGGAGGTCATCGGCTCGATAAGCCCCGGCAGGCTGTGAACCCACTCGGTGTTGTCGCCAACCGCTGTCACGTAGTCGAGTGTCTCGGGGTCAATCTCCACCGGGCGGCCGACATCGTAGCCGAGAAACAGACGGTCATTCATCGGCTGCACGTTCGTGTTGGCGAGGTTCGTGACGCCAAAGGGGGACGCCTCCATGACGAACACTTTCCTGAACAGCCAGGGAAGCCGGTCACGCAGTTTCTTGACCGGCGTCTCCACCAGCCGGAACTGGACACGCACCCTGCCGCCGGAATCCGGCGCGCAGTGGATCTTGCAGATCATCCCGTGTTCGTTGAACCAGTGCCCACCTGGCCGCCGCTTGTCGGGACCGACGATAAAAACCGCCCCATCGGCATCAGTGGGCCAGCACCCTTTGGTCACGTTCAGCCGGAAGTCTCCCTCTCCGGCACCCCAGAACAGGTTGTGAGTGATTGTCGCCATGTCAAAGCCTCCAGAGTCCGGACACGTGCCACGTCCTCGCCAACTAACTAAGCAAAAGTGCAGTTGTTTTACAAGTTAAATTTACGGGTGTTCCTTTCCCTTCCAAAATCTCTCTTGCCTTGGAAAGAGGTCCGGTTCATGGTCATCAAAGGGCCCTGATAAGGTGGCGTCCTGCCGCCTGGGGCCCCTTCAGGAGCTTCCACCCCCTTGAGCCGGATTTTCGACTTCGCCACCTCAGCCCTTGCGACGGCCGCACGTCTTGGCGCGGGGATCGTGGCCGAGCAGCCCGCCCGCCGTCCGGGCCGGCCGCTGGAGCTGTACGAATTCGAGGCTTGTCCGTTCTGCCGCAAGGTACGCGAAGCCCTCACCGAACTGGATCTCGAAGTCATGATCTACCCCTGCCCCAAGGGCGGGAAAATCTACCGCCCCCGCGTGAAGCAGCTCGGCGGCAAGGAGATGTACCCGTTCCTTGTGGACCCGAACACGGGCGTGCAGCTTTACGAATCGGCCGATATCGTCGGCTACCTGTTCAAGACCTACGGCGGACGTGCAGCGGGACCCCTGCTCGCCATCGATTCGCTGGCGAACGTGACATCGTTCATCGCCTCGTCGTCCCGTGCAGCCCACGGCCACCGGGCAAGACCGTCGCGCCAGCCGGAAAAGCCGCTCGAAATGTACGGGTTCGAGGCCAGCCCCTTGAGCCGCATCGTCCGCGAAACACTGTGCGAACTGGAGACACCCTATCTGCTGCACAATATCGGCAAGGGAAGTCCGAGCCGGGAGGAGTTCGTGAAGCGGACGGGACAGGAACTGATCCCCTGGCTCATCGATTCCAATACCGGCGCGTCCCTCGGCCCCGATCCCCAGGCGATCCGGCAATATCTCATCGACACCTACGGCACCTGAGCCCGAAACTCTCCCCAGAAGGATCCGCATCATGGAAAGAACCCTTTTCAGCCCCGAACACGACCTGTTCCGCCAGAACTTCCGGAAGTTTCTCGAAAAGGAGGTTGCCCCCCGGTACGAGGCTTTCGAGGATGAGGGCATGGTCGCCCGCGACGTCTGGAAGAAGGCGGGCGAGCAGGGCTACCTGGTGCCGTGGATGCCCGAAGATTACGGCGGCACAGGGGCCGACTGGCTCTATTCGGTTGTGCTGATCGAGGAGGTGGGCCGCGCCAACGTGACCGGGTTCGGCATCTCGCTGCATAACGACGTGGTGGCGCCCTATCTCGCTGACTGGCTGAAGCCGGAACTGAAGAAGGAACTGCTCCCGCAGCTTCTCACGGGCGACAAGATCTTGGCGGTCGCTATGACCGAGCCGGGCTACGGGTCCAATCTCGCCGGTATCCGGACCAGCGCCCGCAAGGACGGCGATGACTACGTTATCACCGGCCAGAAGACCTTCATTACCAACGGCCAGCTCTGCGACTGGGTAGTGGTGGCCGCCCGCACCGACCCGGATGCCCAGCCGCCGCACAAGGGGATATCGCTTTTCCTCGTTGATACGGCGCTGCCCGGTTTCCGCCGCGGCCGGAACCTGAAGAAGATCGGCCTCAAGGCAAACGATACGTCGGAACTGTTTTTCGAGGAGGTCCGCGTGCCGCGCCGCTACCTGCTGGGCGGGGAAAACCAGGGCTTCTACCAGCTCATGACCAAGCTCCAGCAGGAACGGCTCGTCGTCGCCGTGCGCGGCGCGGCTTCCATGCAGTCGGCTGTCGAGCACACGATCCGCTATGTGCAGGAGCGCGAAATCTTCGGACAGCCGCTGGCCAAGATGCAGAACACTCAGTTCCAGATCGCCGAGTGCGCCACTGCCGCCGAAGTCGCCCAGGCTTTCGTGGACCGCCTGATCGCCGCGCACATTGCCGGCAAGGATGTCGTCAAGGAGGTCTCGATGGCCAAATACTGGGTCACGGACCAGCTCAAGCAGGTGGTGGACAAGTGCCTCCAGCTCCACGGCGGCTACGGCTACATGACCGAATACCCCATTGCCCGCATGTACACGGACGCCCGCGTCCAGTCGATCTTCGCCGGCACCAATGAAGTCATGAAGGTCATCATCGCCCGCAAGCTGGGGCTGGACTGACCCGGCAACCGGGCGCGGGACAGCCGTTTGCGCGGGGCCGGGAAACCGGAGATACTTGGTCACTGCCGCGAGGAACACGCAGATGAGCACCGGAAACAGCCGCAAGTCCGATATCCAGTCCGTTCAGAGCCAGGCGCCGCGCCGTCCCTATGAGGCGCCGAAGGTCGTCCATGAGGAGTACATCGAGGCAGTGGCGGTCGCCTGTGACCCGGCGGCCACCCCGTTTCTGCCGGTGAAGAACTCCGACGGCCAGCCGAATAACCAGGGCGGCACCTGCCAGACCGGGTTCCTGAACAGCTAGCTAGAAATGCCAGTAAAGCCCGCCGCTCACCTCGTCGGGGGCGGTGCCTGTTTGCGCACCAGCGCGAAACTCGCCGTTCCTCAGGAAATGAACAGCCCAGAACACCGACGCCTGCCAGACCCGCTGCCGGTCTCCGAGCACCGGGACGAGATAGCGTCCCTCGGCCTGTAACCGTGACCAGCGGGCCACGTCGAACAGGAGGCCGCCCGATACGGACGGCCCTACCCGGAACTGGCTGTCAAAGACGCCGCCCCCGGCGCCCTCGGCTTCGACAAAGACGTAATAAACCTCGCGCCTCCACAACGCGGTTGATGCGGCCAGCCCCGCCCCCGCGTTGCCATAGTAGGACAGGCAACGCCATCTGGGGCACCGTTTCTCACGCGGAAGCACTGCGCCCGTATGCGCCTTCCATGAGATCCTGAAACTCCACGGATCATATGGATAGATGGACGTGATCCTGAGCAGATCGGCCTGTTCAAGAAGGAAGCGCTGCGTTTCGTTCTCGAAGCGGGTCCGGACGTTGACGACTTCCAGCAGGCTGTGGGGAGGGAACCCGTCCTCCCGGCCCAGCAGATCCTGGATTGCCAGCCGGTAGTGGAACTCCTCGAACGACTGTCTGCGGTTTGCCCCGCCCCATATGCCAATCCGTGAAGATCCGTGACCTGATTCCGGCGGTGAAGGCCGCTCAATCTCCACCTCAGGTGGAGGAAGGCCGATCCGTGTGCGCCTTAACAGCATCGCCCGCTCGGCCTCATCCCGTGCGTCCGGTGTCTCTCCGCTTGCCCGGTGAACCTGGAAATACAGGCCGGCAGCATCCAGCACCCGGACCTGGCGTTCCGGCGGCAGATCGTCATAACCCCGAAACCGGTCCGGCCCCCGGTCCTCCACAATCCGGGTGGCGATCTTCCGTTCGCTGCCCGTGAGCAGATCGCGCCGGGCCAGCATCCGTTTCACGATGGCCGGACGATAGTGGGTTTCAGTCACCAGCCCCGGCACCGAGGTAACCAGGCTCACCGTATCGGTGGGTATCACCCAGAGATTGAACTCCTCGCGCAAATGAAGACCCGGCCGGGCAACCTCGAGCAGCGACAGGATGTGATAGGAACAGTTCTCGTCCAGGAACCAGTAGTCGAAGTGGGTATTTCCCAGTTCCCACATGTGCAGGACCATCCACTCAATTTCCGCTTCCGTCAGGGACAGCCGGTATTCCCAGAGGTCCCGGCTCTCCAGGTTCGAATACACCTGGACCATCAGATAGTAGGGAATGGTCGAAAAGTTTCCCTGGAACCCGCCGAACAGCCCAAGTATCGGATAGGCCGGACCGCCCGCCCCCTCATCGTTGGCGGCGAAATTGACAATATAGGAGAGAAGATCGTGAGCGGCCTTCGTTCCTTTCCGGTCAATCCGCAGGAATGTATGGCCGTACATGGACGCGGGGTTGTTCACATAGGCAGCGGAAAAAACGAACGTCACCGTCCCCGGATCCAGTTGCCCGCGAAAATGCTCGAAGCGGCCGCAGCTCTGGAACGGAAGTTTGTCCGGGTCGAACGCAAGCTGTTCCTTCAGCCACCGGAACCGGGCCGGGAACATGCACTGGGGATGCTGGACCTGTTCGGTTTCCTCCAGCGGCGGATCGAAAAAACGGGTGAGCGTCGCCTCCATCTCCGCTTCGGGGTTCCGGTGGCCGTCATCCGCGAAGAAAAATCCGCGCCCGTCCGCCTCGCTCCGGGAACCCCGGTAGTGAAGCAGCAGCAGCCAGAACCGGTCCCGGGCGAGTTTTTTCTCGCGGGATTTTCCGATCAGTTCCTGAAGATACGGGTCTGGAGGAGTTGCACCTTCCTCATCAGCCCCTGCGCGAGCCAGATGTGGAAAGGTGGAAAAACCAAGAAGAATGTACAGAACGGTCACATATAAAAACGAACCGCCGCCCCTTTTGACGGGGGCGGCAGTCCTTGTCAATCGCTCAGGAAGTGGCTGGATCAGATCCGGGTGCACGTCTGGGCAAGGCCGGGATCCGATGCGACCGTGGCCTTGACGGTCATCAGCATGCCGGCAGGAGTGGTTCCGGCCGCCGGGAAGATCGTCTCATACTGCTTTTGCGCGACAGATGCGAAATCCTGGCTGCCACTGCAACCCAGAAGCGCCGAGAAAGCGGTCACATATTCGCCGCCGCCATTGGCCATATCGCGGGCGATCTGCTTGAAGTTCGCCTCGGCAAACATCATCTGCTCGGCCTCTTCGTTCCGGGCGGTGCCGCCAGAGGTGCAGTTTGATGTGCCCGTTGTGATACCAAATGTCTGGGTACCAAATGTTCCGTTGGTGGTGGCTGCCAGAACCTGTTTGACGCGCTGGTCGTTAATCGCCTTGTCCGCATCCTGCCCTGACGCGAAGATGATCGAACCGAGACCACAGCCCGCCATGCCGTACTTGGCAGCTTCGGCCGGGGTGCCAGTCAGCGAGAGCGTGAGCGCGGCGAATGCAAGGGACATGCACAGATGGGTTTTCTTCATAGGGCGGGACTCCTTTAAGTGGTGGTTGCCTCCTCCTGATAAAAGAGGAATAGCATTTCTTTAGTTGCCGAAGTTTTAACCCATTCTGTTTTGTGCGGTCAATCAGACAAACGATGTGACGATTTTCTGTTACCAATCCGTCTGCCGATGGACCGGGCCTTGACTTCGGCCTGCCCGTGACGGCCCCTAGTCATTCACCATGCCAATGCCCCCCGATACCTTTTACCTTCACGACTGGCTTGGCTTTCACGCTGGCCGGACGCCGGGAAAGACCGCCCTCGTGGACGCCGCGAAGGGCGGCGCCTCTGTCACCTGGCAGGAATGGAACGGCCGGGTTCGCTCTCTCGCCAGCCGGCTGCACACTGACGGCCTCCGCCCCGGAGACCGGGTGGCCTGGTTTGGAACCAACTCCATCGGGTTCCTGACGGGCTATCTCGCCTGCTCGATGGGCGGCCATGTGTTCGTGCCGTTCAACTACCGGTGGGCTCCCGACGAGGTAGCCTTTGCGCTCCGGGACTCCCAACCCCGGATCATTTTCACGGACCCCGAGTTCGAATCGGCCCTGAACGCAGTCGCCGGAAGCATCCCGGTCGTTCCGGCGGCTGGCGGCGATCCCGGACTGGTCCTGGATACCGGCTACCAGTCTCCCCCGCTCGATCCCGGAATGACCGCCGGGCTTTTCTACACCTCTGGCACCACGGGCCGCCCGAAAGCGGCCATCTGCACGCACCGGCGCATCTGGTGGAATACCCGGAACGCGGTTGACGTGTTCGGGATGACCGGCGCCGACGCGGCCCTGCTGGCGACGCCGCTCTTCCATACCGGTGCGCTGTACACACAGTTCCATCCCGTTCTGGCCGCTGGCGGAACTGCCATCCTCCTCGACCGGTTCGAGCCGGAAAGCTACCTCCGCACCATCGCCAGTAACGGAGTCACGATCACCTTCGCCGTTCCCACCATGATGGAGCAGCTCCTGCAAACGGGCTGGCTCGACCGGCTGCCTCCCCGCCACCTCCGTTTCCTGTACGTGGCCGGGGCCGCGGCCACGGCACCGCTGGTGGAGGCCTACGAATCCCGTGGCATACCCCTGCGGCAGGGCTATGGAACCACCGAGACAAACATGATCGCCTGCATGCTCCACGGAGAGGTGCGCGGACGCCCCGCTTCCGTCGGCCGGATCGCACCGAACTGGGAGGTGCGCCTCGTTGACGACGAGGGCCGGGACGTGAAACCGGGCCAGACGGGCGAGATTGCCGTGAGGGGGCCGGGAATGTTCTCTGGCTACCTGAACCGGCCGGAAGAAACCGCGGCGGCACTCAGGGACGGTTACTTCCACACGGGCGACCTTGGCTGTTTCGACCAGGATGGTTTCCTGTACATCTCCGGGCGCAAGAAGGAGATGTACATCTCCGGCGGCGAGAACGTCTATCCGGCCGAAGTGGAGCGTGTCCTGGCCGAGCATCCGTCGGTAGCCGAGGCAGCCGTCACCGGGGTTCCCGATCCGCGCTGGGGCGAGACCGGCGGCGCGCTGGTGGTGATCCGCCCCGGACACAGGTTCGACGCCGAGGCGCTTCGCCTCCATGCGCGCGAAAAACTGGCCCACTACAAGGTGCCGGCCAGATACCGGCAGGCCGGTGCCCTGCCCCGGAATGCCCTCGGCAAGGTTGTGAAATCCCAGGTACGGGACATTCTGACCGGCGACGGATAGGACCAGCCCCGGAAAAACCGGTGGCGGCCCCGGCGGATTTGGGAGTAAGCTCCCGCCTGGAGCCCGGCATGAAAGCCATCGTCAAGAAATCATTGGCAACAGACGCGCCGCTTGCCCTCGTGGAACTCCCCGCCCCCGTGCCCAGGGCCAACGAGGTCCGGGTAGCCATCAAGGCGGCCGGGGTGAACCCCGCCGACTGGAAGATGCTGGCTTCCGGCGCCGCCAGCCTCGCCGGGCGTACGCTGAACCCCTCCGGCCAGGTATTCGCCGGGATGGATTTCTCCGGCATCATCGACGCCACCGGAACGAACGTCACACGCTTCAAAGTGGGCGACCCCGTGGCAGGGGCCACCCGTGTTTTCATGGGTCAGGGAGGAAGCTGGGCCGATACGGTCGTGCTCCCCCAATCACAGGTCTGCCCGCTGCCCGAAGGGTTCGATCTCGTGGCTGCCGGAGCCCTGCCTGTCCCCGGAGTCACCGCCTGGATGGCCGTGGTCCGGATCGGCAGGCTGAAACGAGGGCAGAAGGCACTCATACTGGGCGCATCCGGAGGCGTTGGACACCTGGCCCTGCAAGTCGCCAAGCACGTGTGCGGCGCGTTCACCGTAGGCGTCTGCTCCGCACGGAACATCCAGCTCGTCCAGTCCCTCGGCGCCGACGTGGCCATTGACTACGGGAAGGGCGATGCACTGGAACAGGCCCAGCCGCACGGGCCCTATCAGGTCGTGGTCGATTGCGTCGGGGACTATTCCGCCGTCCGCTGCCACGAACTGCTCACCCCGCAGGGGCGACACGTCAACATCGCCGCGCAGTCGGCTTCCGCCATCGCGCAGATGCTGGTACCGCCCTTCCGCACCCGGACCCTGCTCGGCCTGCCCACCCCCGCGACTCTGAGGCCAGTCATCGAGGCGGTCGCATCGGACCGGATCAAGGTGATCGTCTCGGAGCGGATACCGCTCTCCCATGCGGAAAAGGCCGTCGCGCTCAGCCAGTCCGGCCGCGTTGTGGGCAAAATCGTTCTGGTACCATGAAATGCAGGTGCGAAGGCTGGTGCGGATAGACGGACTTGAACCGTCACGGGTTGCCCCATAGGCTTCTGAGACCTACGTGTCTGCCAATTCCACCATATCCGCAAGGGGCCAGTGAACGGCCCGTGGATCGCGGCGACTAGATTATCCACCGAAGCGGCTGAGTCAATACCGCCGGAACCGCCATTTCAGGCGGAAAGCGCGTCCAGCGCCCTGATTCCGCGCCTGAGAGCCCACACGCCGGCTCCGGCCAGCCCCGCCATGCAGGCCGCCACCACCGATCCGATCAGGACCGTTTCGCCCCCGGTGAGCAGGCGGCCCCTGAGTTCCGCCGTGAACAGCACGTAGGCGGGCCCCGCCAGCAGGGTCATCACGAGGGCCGTCAGGCCCAGCGCCACGAGCATGAACACCAGCCCGCCGTAGCTGAGCGAAACCTGAGAGACATTCTCCGCCCGGAAGTTCGGATACATGGCGCCAATACCGATGCCCAGGGCCACGAGCGAGAACGACAACACGCCGGTGAAAAGCGGTCCCAGCCAGACCAGATAGGCGGGAACCTCCAGCAGGTGGTTCGAGGCGAAGATCATTCCCTGGGAAAGCAGCAGCAGCGGCGGGAAGTAGGTCCAGAACTTCGCGGCGATTATCGCCCGGGACGGTAATGCCGCCGTCCGCAGTATCCAAAACGACTCTCCCTCGATCGACACCGCCGGATAGGCGAACCGCATGATGACGCTCGTGAGGACGAACGCCACCATGCCCATGTTCAGGAACGAGATGGTCCCCCGGACCGGCGGCAGGTCCACGCCCTTCTGGAGATTCAGCGCCCATATGTTGAGGAGGTACACCGCCCCGACCGCCCCGATCACCAGCATCTGCGACCATTGTCCCGCATCGCGGAAGAAAACCAGCAGATCCTTTTCCAGGATCGGGCGAGCCTTTTTCGGGGCGAACAGGGCGAGCCCCCGGGCAACCAGCACAATGCCCCGGTCCAGCGCCCGGCGAAGCCGGTCGGGCACCAGACGGATAAACCCGCTCCGCTTCACCAGTTCGCCCGTGTGGCCCGAATGGACCGGTTGCGCCTCCGGATCGACGCGCTTGCTCTCCTGCGTGAGCGACCAGCCCTGGAAGTAGACCCGCGCCGCCATCCATTCGGCCACGAAATAAAGCGCCAGCGCCGTCACCGGCAGGGCTACTGCGTAAAGGACGAGCCAGTCCCCCTTCATCGCCGGCAGGCCGGTTCCAAAGGCCAGCAGTTCGGCAAACCAGGTGGAGGGCATCAGGGGCGAGCCGCCCACCTCAAGACCCCGGATATAGTCCTGCACCGAGGCGCGGGCCTCGGGGTCGGTGAGCCGCTCCGGCCTCAGGTACCGGGCGAAATAGACAAACCCGGCCGCGATCACCAGGAAAAACACCATCAGGATGTCACGCAGCCGCCTGGCGGGGAAGATGTTCACCAGCGCGAAGACGAGCATCGTCCCGGCTGATACTGGAAAGGTGCAGAAAATCACCCAGGCCACGAGCGCGCCGGGGTAGAACCACCAGGGCGCCCCCAGCCGGATTCCATAGGCGGCAAGGACCGGAGTGATGAAAACAAACATCATCCATGAGCTTGCGAGGAGCGTCTCCACGAACTTCGCCCGGAACACCGTCACGACCGGAATGGGCGCGGGGAACAGGAGATCGAGGTCACGGGAGAGGAAAAAGGTCGAAAGCGCGGAGATCACCGACGAATAGAGCAGAAGCGACAGCAGCAGGATGACGAGAATGGCCAGTATGTTCTTCGCCACCAGCGGCCCGACCTGCGGGGCCTGATCGAGATAGCGCAAGACGCGCCAGGTGCCGCCGAAGATAAGCCCCCAGCTGAAAAGGGCGAGGCCGGCCAGGAACACGGCCCGGTAACGCTCTCCCGTGCGGTGCCGGAAGCCATTTCGCGCGCCCCGGATGCGGGGCCACAGGAGGTCAGGCAGCGAGGCGGCGCGAGGCACCGTCACTTCTGGTCCTTCCGCGCCTCTTCCTGTGCGCCGGAAATCATCTGGCGGATCAGGAACCGGCTCCACGCGCTCCGGTTGGCCCCTCCCAGAAGTGCGCGCATGTCCTCGTACAGGGCGGGATCCTGGAGCAGTGCGCCCATGGTGCCCTTCCCTTCCTTCATCCCGCCCATCAGTTCGCGCAGATCGGCACTCGTCGCCTTCAGGTTCCGCGCCGTCTGGGCCAGCTCGCCCACGACGTTCTGTTCCTCGCCTGCGTAGATCAGCTCATGCAGGATTCCCTTGCCGGTCCTGATGTCCCCGACCAGGCCAGAGAGTGTCGCGGCGAAAGCCGACAGATTGTCCATCGCTTCGGTGAACTTGGTCCCGTAGATCATCGTGTGCAGGGTGCCGGGGCCCTTCTTCACGTCGGCGACAATATCCTTCAGGCGGCTGGAGCCATCCTTGAGACTCGCCGACGTTGCCTGGAGATCGTCAAGCATCTGTTTCGGACCCTTGTCGTAGATCACGGCATGCGCGAGGCCCGGCCCCTCACGAACCTCACGGGTGATGCTTTCAATGTGCTGCATGGCGTTCGACAGGTTTTTGGCCGTCACCGGATCCAGATACAGGTCGATCGCCTTGGCCGCCTTCCCCGTCACCTCCTCCACGTTCTGGACGATCTGCTGCCCCTTGGCGACGATCGCCCCGAAGTCGAGCGGATCTTCGCCGACCAGAATCTCTCCGCCCTCCAGCGTGCCTTCGGCGACGTTCCCCTGCTGGATTTCCACATACTTGTCACCAAGAAGGCCCAGTGTCCGCACCGTCGGAAGGGAGTCTTTCGCAAGACGCTGGCCGGTCCACCGCTCCAGAATCATCTCCACGAAGACGCGGGGATCGGCGGGATCCGGCGGAAGATAGATGCGTTTCACCGAACCGATGTCGAGCCCGCGATAACGGACCGAAGCGGCCTCGATGAGACCGGAGACATCCTTGAAGGTGGCCGTCACGGTCATGGTCGGCGCGAAGGGGTTTCTCCGGCCCCCCAGCACGACGATCGTGGCCATCAGGCCGCCGATGGCTATGACAACGAACAGTCCGACAAGCACGTTGGTTTTGGGCTGGGGCATGGCGTTGCTCTCCTGATGCTTTCTTCCGCTCCGGTCAGGTCTCGCTGAGCGGCAGGGTGCCTTCTATGAATCCGCGCACAAAGGGGTCGCTATGGCCGCGGATCTCGTCGGGTGTACCGACGGCAATGATCTCGCCCCGGCGGATCAGCGCGATCCGGTCGGCAACCTCGAAAACGGTCATCATGTCATGCGTAACGACCATGCTGGTGACACCTATCCGTTTCTGGAGCTTGCGGATCAGTTCGTTGATCCGGCGGGTATTGGTCGGATCAAGGCCTGTCGAAGGTTCGTCGTACAGAATGACCTCCGGGTCGGTAGCGATGGCGCGGGCGAGCCCGACCCGCTTTTTCATTCCCCCGGACAGGTTCTGGGGAAAGAGGTTCTCGATGCCTGGTAAACCGACCATCTCAAGCTTTTCCTTTACGCGAACGGCGATTTCTCCCTCGGAGCACAGCTCCTGCTCGCGCAGCGGGAAGGCGATGTTGTCGAATACCGAGAGCGAATCGAACAGGGCAGCCCCCTGGAACAGCATGCTGATCCGGCGGCGAACGGGGAGGAGCTCGTCCTCGCCCAGCCGGGTAACGTCTGCCCCCTCGAAGACAATACGTCCGCTGTCAGTGGGCAGGAAACCCAGCAGCAGTTTCAGCAACACGCTTTTCCCCGATCCTGAGCCGCCAAGAAGGCAAAGCGTCTCTCCGCGCCGGACATCAAGGCAGATGTTCCGGTGAACCGGACGGGGCCCGAAGGCCTTCGCCACGTTCTCGAAATGGATCAGCGTTTCGGTTTCGGGCACGTGCAGCGGTCTCCTACAGCAGCAGCATCAGTATCTTGGTCAGCAGGAAGTCGGAAATCAGCGTAACCACCAGCGTCACCATGACCGTCACCTTGGTCGCACGGCCGAGCCCTTCGGTCCCGCCGGTCACGGCAAGCCCCTGGCGGCAGGCGATCAGCGCCACGAACAGGCCGAAGAAAATGGTCTTGGTGATTCCCGAAATCACGTCCTCGGCCCTGAGGGAACGGGTGGCCGTCTCGAAGAAGTAGGACGCTGTGATTCCCAGCTCCGAATAGCTGATCAGCATGCCGCCACCGATGCCAAGCACGTTGGCGAAAATTGCCAGCAACGGGAAGCAGATCACGCAGGCGGTCACCCGCGGGACAACGAGATGCCGGACCGGATCAGCCCCGAGCCCCCGCATGGCATCCACCTGCTCGGTGACGGTCATGGATCCGATCTCGGCAGTAATACCGGCCCCGACCCGGCCGCCCACCAGAAGCGACGTCAGCACCGGGCCCAGCTCCCGGACGAAGGCGAACGATACTATCGTTCCGACGTAGGTTTTCGCACCGAACCTGGCGAGCCCTTCGGCCAGCTGAAGCGCCAGCACCATGCCGGTGAATACCGATGCGATCATGGCGATGCCGATGCTTTTGACTCCGATTTCATACATCTGCTCCATGAACAGCTTCAGCGGCCAGCGCCGTGTCGCCAGCCGGACGCATACGGACCAGAAAAGCTGCCAGACCTCGCCTACGGCGTTCAGCGTCGAAAGCGACATGCCGCCAATCCCGCCCAGCGTCTGTTTGCCCGCCTTGCCGGCGAACACGGCGGGCTGCTGGATCGTTTCGAGCACATCGCGGGGAGTGGGTATCTCCATCTCAGCGAAGATCCTCAAAGCCGTCTATGAACTTCAGGCAGGTTTCCCGCACCGTTTCGAACCGTTCAGGCTGTGCGGTACAGGAAAAATCGAAAATGCAGGCGTCCTTCTTCAGGACACGGATGTACAGCCGCACCGGTACGCCATCGAGTTTTCCGTCCAGTTCCAGTTCGTAAGCCTCGCGGCCGGCCATCGGCAGGATGCCCTCACGCAGCTTCTGGCGGCCAGTGATTCCCCACAGGAGGTTTTCGGCCAGCCTCCTCAGGGGGGAATCTTCGTACCGGTTGCAGGTGGAGTTGGCCGACAATACGGCACCCGACTCCGGGTGGCGGAACAGCACATCGCCCCAGTCGGCGGTTTT
This genomic interval carries:
- a CDS encoding glutathione S-transferase N-terminal domain-containing protein — its product is MSRIFDFATSALATAARLGAGIVAEQPARRPGRPLELYEFEACPFCRKVREALTELDLEVMIYPCPKGGKIYRPRVKQLGGKEMYPFLVDPNTGVQLYESADIVGYLFKTYGGRAAGPLLAIDSLANVTSFIASSSRAAHGHRARPSRQPEKPLEMYGFEASPLSRIVRETLCELETPYLLHNIGKGSPSREEFVKRTGQELIPWLIDSNTGASLGPDPQAIRQYLIDTYGT
- a CDS encoding AMP-binding protein: MPMPPDTFYLHDWLGFHAGRTPGKTALVDAAKGGASVTWQEWNGRVRSLASRLHTDGLRPGDRVAWFGTNSIGFLTGYLACSMGGHVFVPFNYRWAPDEVAFALRDSQPRIIFTDPEFESALNAVAGSIPVVPAAGGDPGLVLDTGYQSPPLDPGMTAGLFYTSGTTGRPKAAICTHRRIWWNTRNAVDVFGMTGADAALLATPLFHTGALYTQFHPVLAAGGTAILLDRFEPESYLRTIASNGVTITFAVPTMMEQLLQTGWLDRLPPRHLRFLYVAGAAATAPLVEAYESRGIPLRQGYGTTETNMIACMLHGEVRGRPASVGRIAPNWEVRLVDDEGRDVKPGQTGEIAVRGPGMFSGYLNRPEETAAALRDGYFHTGDLGCFDQDGFLYISGRKKEMYISGGENVYPAEVERVLAEHPSVAEAAVTGVPDPRWGETGGALVVIRPGHRFDAEALRLHAREKLAHYKVPARYRQAGALPRNALGKVVKSQVRDILTGDG
- a CDS encoding acyl-CoA dehydrogenase family protein; its protein translation is MERTLFSPEHDLFRQNFRKFLEKEVAPRYEAFEDEGMVARDVWKKAGEQGYLVPWMPEDYGGTGADWLYSVVLIEEVGRANVTGFGISLHNDVVAPYLADWLKPELKKELLPQLLTGDKILAVAMTEPGYGSNLAGIRTSARKDGDDYVITGQKTFITNGQLCDWVVVAARTDPDAQPPHKGISLFLVDTALPGFRRGRNLKKIGLKANDTSELFFEEVRVPRRYLLGGENQGFYQLMTKLQQERLVVAVRGAASMQSAVEHTIRYVQEREIFGQPLAKMQNTQFQIAECATAAEVAQAFVDRLIAAHIAGKDVVKEVSMAKYWVTDQLKQVVDKCLQLHGGYGYMTEYPIARMYTDARVQSIFAGTNEVMKVIIARKLGLD
- a CDS encoding NAD(P)-dependent alcohol dehydrogenase: MKAIVKKSLATDAPLALVELPAPVPRANEVRVAIKAAGVNPADWKMLASGAASLAGRTLNPSGQVFAGMDFSGIIDATGTNVTRFKVGDPVAGATRVFMGQGGSWADTVVLPQSQVCPLPEGFDLVAAGALPVPGVTAWMAVVRIGRLKRGQKALILGASGGVGHLALQVAKHVCGAFTVGVCSARNIQLVQSLGADVAIDYGKGDALEQAQPHGPYQVVVDCVGDYSAVRCHELLTPQGRHVNIAAQSASAIAQMLVPPFRTRTLLGLPTPATLRPVIEAVASDRIKVIVSERIPLSHAEKAVALSQSGRVVGKIVLVP
- a CDS encoding DUF4105 domain-containing protein, which encodes MTVLYILLGFSTFPHLARAGADEEGATPPDPYLQELIGKSREKKLARDRFWLLLLHYRGSRSEADGRGFFFADDGHRNPEAEMEATLTRFFDPPLEETEQVQHPQCMFPARFRWLKEQLAFDPDKLPFQSCGRFEHFRGQLDPGTVTFVFSAAYVNNPASMYGHTFLRIDRKGTKAAHDLLSYIVNFAANDEGAGGPAYPILGLFGGFQGNFSTIPYYLMVQVYSNLESRDLWEYRLSLTEAEIEWMVLHMWELGNTHFDYWFLDENCSYHILSLLEVARPGLHLREEFNLWVIPTDTVSLVTSVPGLVTETHYRPAIVKRMLARRDLLTGSERKIATRIVEDRGPDRFRGYDDLPPERQVRVLDAAGLYFQVHRASGETPDARDEAERAMLLRRTRIGLPPPEVEIERPSPPESGHGSSRIGIWGGANRRQSFEEFHYRLAIQDLLGREDGFPPHSLLEVVNVRTRFENETQRFLLEQADLLRITSIYPYDPWSFRISWKAHTGAVLPREKRCPRWRCLSYYGNAGAGLAASTALWRREVYYVFVEAEGAGGGVFDSQFRVGPSVSGGLLFDVARWSRLQAEGRYLVPVLGDRQRVWQASVFWAVHFLRNGEFRAGAQTGTAPDEVSGGLYWHF
- a CDS encoding DUF3015 family protein, which gives rise to MKKTHLCMSLAFAALTLSLTGTPAEAAKYGMAGCGLGSIIFASGQDADKAINDQRVKQVLAATTNGTFGTQTFGITTGTSNCTSGGTARNEEAEQMMFAEANFKQIARDMANGGGEYVTAFSALLGCSGSQDFASVAQKQYETIFPAAGTTPAGMLMTVKATVASDPGLAQTCTRI